A stretch of DNA from Cellulomonas fengjieae:
GGCCATGGGCGCCATCTCGCCGAGCACCGGCCGTACGCTGCCCGACCGGTACATCGAGGGCACCTGCCCCATCTGCGGGTACGACGGCGCGCGCGGCGACCAGTGCGACAACTGCGGCAACCAGCTGGACCCGGTCGACCTGATCAACCCGCACAGCCGGATCAACGGCGAGGTGCCCAAGTTCGTCGAGTCCAGCCACTTCTTCCTCGACCTGCCGGCGCTCGCGAGCGCGCTCGAGGCGTGGCTGAGCAGCCGCCAGGGCTGGCGCCCGAACGTCCTGAACTTCTCGCTCAACCTCATCGACGACCTGCGCCCGCGCGCCATGACGCGGGACATCGACTGGGGCATCCCGGTGCCGTTGGCGGGCTGGGAGGACAACCCGAACAAGCGCCTGTACGTGTGGTTCGACGCGGTCATCGGCTACCTGTCGGCGTCGATCGAGTGGGCGCGCCGCAGCGGCGACCCCGAGGCGTGGCGCCCGTTCTGGAACGACCCCGACGCCCTGAGCTACTACTTCATGGGCAAGGACAACATCACGTTCCACTCCCAGATCTGGCCGGCTGAGCTGCTGGCCTACGACGGGCGCGGGACGAAGGGCGGCTCACCGGGGAAGTTCGGCGCGCTGAACCTGCCCACCGAGGTGGTCTCGAGCGAGTTCCTCACCATGGAGGGCAAGCAGTTCAGCTCGTCGCGCGGCGTCGTCATCTACGTCCGTGACCTGCTGTCCCGCTACCAGCCGGACGCGCTGCGCTACTACCTGTCGGTCGCCGGGCCGGAGACTCAGGACTCCGACTTCACGTGGGCGGACTTCAAGACGCGCACCAACTCCGAGCTGGTGGCGGGCTGGGGCAACCTGGTCAACCGCACGGCGAGCCTGATCCACAAGAACTTCGGCGAGATCCCGACCCCGGGTGCGCTGCAGCCGGTGGACCAGGGGCTCCTGGCGACGACGGCGGCGGGCTTC
This window harbors:
- the metG gene encoding methionine--tRNA ligase, which translates into the protein MSRILSAVAWPYANGPRHIGHVAGFGVPSDIFSRYMRMAGNEVLMVSGTDEHGTPILVLAEQEGVSPQELADRYNRVIVEDLTNLGLSYDLFTRTTTRNHYAVVQEMFRTVHKNGYMVEQSAMGAISPSTGRTLPDRYIEGTCPICGYDGARGDQCDNCGNQLDPVDLINPHSRINGEVPKFVESSHFFLDLPALASALEAWLSSRQGWRPNVLNFSLNLIDDLRPRAMTRDIDWGIPVPLAGWEDNPNKRLYVWFDAVIGYLSASIEWARRSGDPEAWRPFWNDPDALSYYFMGKDNITFHSQIWPAELLAYDGRGTKGGSPGKFGALNLPTEVVSSEFLTMEGKQFSSSRGVVIYVRDLLSRYQPDALRYYLSVAGPETQDSDFTWADFKTRTNSELVAGWGNLVNRTASLIHKNFGEIPTPGALQPVDQGLLATTAAGFGTVGELLERHRNRAAVSEAMRVVQEANRYISETEPWKLTGDRERLGTVLHTAAQAVSDANTLLAPFLPHSAQKVHETFGGTGTFSPLPRIDEVTDLDDDTRHYPVITGDYELGRTVAPWDSTPVVPGTPVAKPVPVFTKLDDSIVEEELERLRQA